CCCACACTTCCATCTCACCAAAGCGCTGGCCACCGAATTGGGCCTTACCACCAAGGGGTTGCTGGGTGATCATCGAGTATGGACCGGTTGAACGGGCGTGAATCTTGTCGTCAACAAGGTGGGCCAGCTTCAAGATGTACATGTAACCCACGGTGATGGGGTTGTCGTAGGCTTCACCGGTTCGACCGTTGTACAAGGTAACTTTGCCATCGGTTTGCATGAGGCGGCCGTTGTCGCCATAACGGGGATCGGCTGCTTCGGGATGCAAGCCACCAAAGATTTCCTTGATGGTGGGGTGTTTGCCCGAATCAAACTTCTCGTCCCAGTTAGCGCCGTCGAACACCGGGGTTGCCACCAGTGTTGAAGGCGGAGTGTTGGGGCGAGTCTTGGTTTCAGTGCCTCGAATCGGGGCGTCACCTACGTTCGAGTAGCCCTCATCGGTGAGATCCCAGCCCCAGCGGGCGGCGTAACCCAAATGCGATTCAAGCACCTGACCTACGTTCATTCGTGAAGGGACACCGAGTGGGTTCAACAAAATGTCGACCGGGGTACCGTCGGCCAAGAAGGGCATATCTTCGATGGGAAGAATACGGGAAATAACACCCTTGTTACCGTGACGCCCAGCCAACTTGTCACCAACGCTGATCTTGCGCTTTTGACCTACGTACACCCGTACTAGCTGGTTTACGCCAGGGGGAAGTTCGTCGCCCTCGTCGCGATTGAAGACCTTAACGTCGATAATTTTACCCGACTCACCGTGAGGCACCTTCAACGAGGTGTCACGCACTTCACGGGCTTTTTCGCCAAAGATGGCCCGTAGTAAGCGCTCTTCTGGGGTCAGTTCGGTTTCACCCTTGGGCGTTACTTTACCAACCAGCACATCGCCCGCGTCGACCTCGGCACCGATGCGGATAATGCCGCGTTCGTCGAGGTCGGCCAGGATATCTTCCGAAAGGTTCGGGATATCACGGGTGATTTCTTCGGGGCCAAGTTTGGTGTCGCGAGCGTCGATTTCGTGTTCGTGGATATGGATCGACGTGAGCACGTCGTCTTTCACCAAACGCTCTGACAAAATGATGGCGTCTTCGTAGTTGTAACCTTCCCAGGGCATAAAGGCCACCAGCAGGTTTTTGCCAAGCGCCAACTCACCGTTTTCGGTAGAAGGACCATCGGCCAACAGATCGCCCTTGGCTACGCGCTGGCCCACCTCAACACGTGGCTTTTGGTTAAAGCAGGTGTCTTGGTTTGAGCGCTCAAACTTCATCAGACGGTAAATCTTGCGACCCAAATTGTCGTATTGAAGAGTGACGGTGCGGCCATCAACATCAACCACTTCACCGTCGTCTTGGGCGAGCACCATGTCGGCAGCATCGCGGGCCGCAACACCTTCCATACCGGTTCCGATATAAGGCGATTCGGCTGAAATTAGCGGTACGGCCTGGCGCTGCATGTTGGCACCCATAAGGGCCCTGTTAGCGTCGTCATGTTCCAAGAAGGGAATAAGTGCCGCCGCCACCGAAACGATCTGCTTCGGCGAAACGTCCATTAGTTGAACTTCGTCTGGCGACACCGATGAAATTTCGGTGGTCGAACCGAAGAACACGTCGCGTTCAAGCTGGAGTTTCAGCTCGCCCAAAGTTGCCGCCTGGGGTGAACGACGCACCATCACGCGATCGTCGGCGAAGGTGCCATCGTCGTGCAAAGGCGTGTTCGCCTGGGCGACTACGTACTCTTCTTCTTCATCCGCCGAGAGGTAAACCACTTCATCGGTGGCTTTTCCGTGTTCAACCTTACGGTACGGCGATTCGATGAAACCAAAGGTATTAACTCGGGCATACGAGCTAAGCGCCCCGATTAGACCAATGTTCGGGCCTTCTGGAGTTTCAATCGGGCACATACGGCCGTAATGCGAGAAGTGAACGTCACGCACTTCGAAACCGGCCCGCTCCCGAGACAAACCACCGGGGCCAAGCGCGTTCAGACGACGACGGTGGGTAAGCCCCGAAAGGGGGTTGACCTGGTCCATGAACTGCGAAAGCTGGCTAGTGCCGAAGAATTCTTTGATCGACGCCACCACGGGGCGGATGTTGATCAGTGTTTGGGGCGTAATGGCCTCAACGTCTTGAGTGGTCATGCGCTCGCGCACCACCCGCTCCATACGGGAAAGACCAATGCGCACCTGGTTTTGGATTAGCTCGCCCACCGAACGGATCCGGCGGTTGGCGAAGTGGTCTTGGTCGTCGAGACGGTAGCCCGGCTCGGCGTTGACCAGGTTCAACAAGTAGGTGCTGGCGGCCAGAATTTCGGCCGGTGTCAGTACTGACTGGTCGGGCTCGGGACGTTCGAGTTGAATCTTGAAGATCTGCTCGAGACGGTCGATTTCAGGGCCAAGCTTGCGGTTCAGCTTGTACCGACCAACACGAGAAAGGTCGTAGCGACGGTTCTCGAAGAAGGCATTCTTGAAATATGCCCGGGCTGATTCAACGTTGGCGGGCTCGCCTGGGCGGGCACGCTTGTAGATTTCTACCAGCGCTTCTTCTTGAGTGGGGGCAACAGTCTTGTCTTTTTCCCACTGGCCTTCGAGGAAGTCGAAGTGGCGTACGAAGGCGTCGAGGAAGCCGGGGTAGTTTTCTTCGTCGTAGCCAAGAGCACGCAGCAAAACGAAAATGCTGAGACGGCGTTTGCGGGCGATACGAGTACCAGCGGTGACGTCTTTACCTGGCTTTTGCTCAACGTCGAACTCGATCCATTCGCCACGGTAAGGGTGAATGGTGCCAGTGACCAACTGGTGCTTAGAAAGGTTACGCAGACGGTAGCGCTCACCAGGTTGGAAGATAACGCCAGGTGACCGAACCAGCTGTGACACCACGACACGCTCGGTACCGTTGATAATGAAGGTGCCTTTTTCGGTCATCATGGGGAAATCACCCATGAAAACGGTTTGCTCCTTGATTTCACCCGTTTGGGCGTTCATGAAGCGGGCGCGCACAAAGATAGGCGCGCTATAGGTCATATCCTTTTCTTTGCATTCGTCCACCGAATATTTGGGTGGAGGACGAAGATCTTCATCGTTAGGATCGAATTCCAGCTCAAGCTGGAGATTCTCAGTGAAGTCTTTGATGGGGCTGATGTCTGCAAAGGTTTCAGCCAGCCCGTGATTTAGGAACCAATCGAACGATTCACGTTGAATGGCGATGAGGTCAGGAAGTTCCAGAACCTCATCTAGGTTCCCAAATGAATAGCGGGCCCGGGCAGTAGTGCGAGAGGACAACTAGATGACTCCTCAAACGGGGCGAGGCGCGAGCGGAAAGACCATGCTGAGACGCGTTTGCGCTAACACCAAAGAGTGAGAACACGAACAGGCAAGCACGGCAACTAGATAGCCTATCGACTTTTATGGGGAAGAATCAACCCGTTGCTTGCACAAAGTGCAGCTAGCCGTTCGCTGCCCTTATGTATGGGCGCTTTTTGAAGCGGCCTATGCCATCTCGCTGCTGATTTTTCCCGTTAAGAGGAATTGCTGTTCACATATAATCTGTTCACATATAATAAGGACAGTTACCAAAGCGGTCAAGGTTATCTAAGACGATTGTAACGATCGCACCCGGGGCTAAAACGACAAAACCCCAAATGGTGGCCAAGCCAAACCATTTGGGGTTAAGTGCTTTAAAAGCAGATACTACTTGAGCTCTACCGAAGCGCCAGCGGCTTCCAAGGTTGCCTTGGCCTTTTCGGCATCTTCCTTCGAAACCTTCTCGAGGATGGCCTTGGGAGCATTGTCCACGAGATCCTTGGCTTCCTTCAGACCCAAGCTGGTGATGGTACGAACTTCCTTCACCACTTGAATCTTCTTGTCGCCAGCCGCGGTAAGTACCACGTCGAACTCGTCTTGCTCTTCAGCAGCAGCTTCGCCGCCACCACCAGCGCCAGCAACTGCGGCCACGGCCACAGGAGCAGCGGCGGAAACGCCGAAGCGCTCTTCAAAGTCAGCCAGCAGTTCGCTCAACTCGAGCACGGTCATGCCGGAAATTGCATCCAGGATTTCATCCTTGGTCATTTCAACTCTCCTCAGTGTCTGCGTCGGCAGCACCGACGGATTCTTCTTGGGCCGGAGCTTCAGGGGCCTCGGCGTCTTGTGGTGCTTCCGCAGCCTCGGGGGCTTCGGAGGATTCTGGCGCAGCAGCCGATGCTGCTTGGTCAGTGTCGGTGGTGGCAGCCGGGGCATCGGATGCTCCGCCGGCTTCAATTAGTGCTGATAGCCCGTAAGCAAAGTTGCGAGGCAAGGCCTGCAACAAACCAGCAAACTTGGTCATTGGCGCTGCGAAGCCACCAGCCAAACGAGCGAGTAGTTCTTCGCGTGGCGCAATGTCAGCCAAAGCTTTGGCATCGGCGGAGGAAAGTACCTTGCCGCCCAATACACCACCCTTTACTACCAAGGCCGGATTCGACTTCGCGAAATCTCGCAGCACTTTGGCGACATCAACTGCGTCGCCGGGGCTTCCGTCAGGCTTAGTAGTTACAAAGGCAATAGCGGTAGGACCAGTGAGCATTTCCTCAAGTGGCCATTCGCTAGCTCTCGCCGCAATGGAGACCAAAGTGTTTTTGTACACCTTGTACTCGCCACCAGCAGCCGTAAGTTCGCGACGCAACTGCGAAACGTTCGCAACGTTAAGACCTCGATATTCGGTCACCAACACCGCCGAAGTCTCGTCAAAACGAGTCTTAATCTCGTCTACAACTGCAACTTTTTCTTGTCTTGGGTTTTCCATCAGCACCTCCTTCCTCATAATTCGGGGCCGTGATATTCGGCCGCATGAATCGCCTGCGTGTTCACAAGACGATGGGGCACTCGCGATAGACAGACACGGGTGCCCCAGCTAAGGAGGTTCCGCCTCGTCGGGCCAGCTATCGCTGTTTAAGTGTTCGGTTGAACCGCTCACACCTGATGTCTATGGCAAGAGTATTTAGTTGACAGCCAACCTAGCGCTGACTGTTAAAAACTTGTATTTAAGACTTCTAATCCTCGTCGGGCTTCAAACGGTGTGCATCCACTTTGATACCAGGACCCATGGTGGAAGCAACGGTGATTCGCCGTATGTAACGCCCCTTGGAAGAAGCTGGCTTCATACGGTTTAGCTCATCCATTACGGTGGTCATGTTGGCCAACAGCGCAGGAGTATCGAAATCGACCTTACCGATTGGCACGTGAATGTTGCCGTAACGGTCGGTGCGATACTCAACCTTGCCGCCTTTGAAATCGGCAACGGCCTTGCCGACATCGGGGGTCACGGTACCGGTCTTTGGGTTCGGCATTAGGCCACGAGGCCCCAAAACACGACCTAGTTTACCAACGGTTGGCATTAGCTCGGGGGTCGAGATGGCAACGTCGAAGTCGAGCATGCCACCTTCAACTTCAGCGGCGAACTCTTCGCCACCCACAAAATCGGCACCAGCTTCGCGAGCAGCAGTGGCGGCTTCGCCTTCAGCAAAAACGGCGATCCGCACGTCTTTACCGGTACCTGAAGGCAACGCCACGGTACCACGCATCATCTGATCGGCCTTGCGGGGGTCTACGCCTAAGCGAACCGCAAGCTCAACCGTCTCGTTGAACTTGGCGGAAGCGAGTTGCTTCACCAGCTCGATAGCTTCGGCGGCTGAATGCTCGTACTCGTGATCGTATTTCTTAGACGCGTCAGCGTACTTCTTACCTTTCGCCATACGGCTCCCTCTCAAATCTCGGCCCTAGGTGAGGTGGTCCTAGAGCGTCGTCGGATATAGAAATTTAGCCTTCGACCTTGATGCCCATCGAGCGTGCCGTGCCAGCAATTTGCAGCTTGGCGGCCTCGATGTCATTGGCGTTCAGGTCGGGCATTTTGGTTTGGGCGATCTCGGCTACCTGAGCATCGGTCAGAGTACCAGCGGTGGCCTTACCAGGAGTGGAAGCCGCCTTCTCAAGACCAGCCGCTTCGCGGATTAACACCGTGGTGGGCGGGGTCTTGGTAATAAAGGTGAAGCTACGATCTTCAAAAACGGTGATTTCAACCGGGATAATGGTGCCGCGTTGTGCCTCGGTACGGGCGTTATATTCTTTGCAGAAATCCATGATGGCCACACCGTGGGGACCAAGAGCGGTACCTACTGGGGGTGCTGGCGTGGCTGCACCTGCTGGGATCTGGATCTTAACGACCGCAACGACCTTCTTTTTGGCCATGTTGTTCCTCTACCTAACCAATGGCCGTACCCGACCATAGAAAACCTGCCCCAACAATAGGGGCGACGAATAAGTTTGCCTTAAATAGCCACTAGCTGCCAACCCGACCAGCATTAGGTTCTGCCCGCTACGGGCTACCTTGAGACCTTTACAGCTTCGCTATTTGTGAGAACTCCAGC
The Acidimicrobiia bacterium DNA segment above includes these coding regions:
- a CDS encoding DNA-directed RNA polymerase subunit beta; this encodes MSSRTTARARYSFGNLDEVLELPDLIAIQRESFDWFLNHGLAETFADISPIKDFTENLQLELEFDPNDEDLRPPPKYSVDECKEKDMTYSAPIFVRARFMNAQTGEIKEQTVFMGDFPMMTEKGTFIINGTERVVVSQLVRSPGVIFQPGERYRLRNLSKHQLVTGTIHPYRGEWIEFDVEQKPGKDVTAGTRIARKRRLSIFVLLRALGYDEENYPGFLDAFVRHFDFLEGQWEKDKTVAPTQEEALVEIYKRARPGEPANVESARAYFKNAFFENRRYDLSRVGRYKLNRKLGPEIDRLEQIFKIQLERPEPDQSVLTPAEILAASTYLLNLVNAEPGYRLDDQDHFANRRIRSVGELIQNQVRIGLSRMERVVRERMTTQDVEAITPQTLINIRPVVASIKEFFGTSQLSQFMDQVNPLSGLTHRRRLNALGPGGLSRERAGFEVRDVHFSHYGRMCPIETPEGPNIGLIGALSSYARVNTFGFIESPYRKVEHGKATDEVVYLSADEEEEYVVAQANTPLHDDGTFADDRVMVRRSPQAATLGELKLQLERDVFFGSTTEISSVSPDEVQLMDVSPKQIVSVAAALIPFLEHDDANRALMGANMQRQAVPLISAESPYIGTGMEGVAARDAADMVLAQDDGEVVDVDGRTVTLQYDNLGRKIYRLMKFERSNQDTCFNQKPRVEVGQRVAKGDLLADGPSTENGELALGKNLLVAFMPWEGYNYEDAIILSERLVKDDVLTSIHIHEHEIDARDTKLGPEEITRDIPNLSEDILADLDERGIIRIGAEVDAGDVLVGKVTPKGETELTPEERLLRAIFGEKAREVRDTSLKVPHGESGKIIDVKVFNRDEGDELPPGVNQLVRVYVGQKRKISVGDKLAGRHGNKGVISRILPIEDMPFLADGTPVDILLNPLGVPSRMNVGQVLESHLGYAARWGWDLTDEGYSNVGDAPIRGTETKTRPNTPPSTLVATPVFDGANWDEKFDSGKHPTIKEIFGGLHPEAADPRYGDNGRLMQTDGKVTLYNGRTGEAYDNPITVGYMYILKLAHLVDDKIHARSTGPYSMITQQPLGGKAQFGGQRFGEMEVWALEAYGAAYCLQELLTIKSDDVLGRVKVYESIVKGENIPEPGIPESFKVLIKEMQALCLNVEVLSTTGEEIEMRELDEDIFRTAEELGIDLSRPERGSDEEDARRRVGRA
- the rplL gene encoding 50S ribosomal protein L7/L12, translated to MTKDEILDAISGMTVLELSELLADFEERFGVSAAAPVAVAAVAGAGGGGEAAAEEQDEFDVVLTAAGDKKIQVVKEVRTITSLGLKEAKDLVDNAPKAILEKVSKEDAEKAKATLEAAGASVELK
- the rplJ gene encoding 50S ribosomal protein L10 — encoded protein: MENPRQEKVAVVDEIKTRFDETSAVLVTEYRGLNVANVSQLRRELTAAGGEYKVYKNTLVSIAARASEWPLEEMLTGPTAIAFVTTKPDGSPGDAVDVAKVLRDFAKSNPALVVKGGVLGGKVLSSADAKALADIAPREELLARLAGGFAAPMTKFAGLLQALPRNFAYGLSALIEAGGASDAPAATTDTDQAASAAAPESSEAPEAAEAPQDAEAPEAPAQEESVGAADADTEES
- the rplA gene encoding 50S ribosomal protein L1; amino-acid sequence: MAKGKKYADASKKYDHEYEHSAAEAIELVKQLASAKFNETVELAVRLGVDPRKADQMMRGTVALPSGTGKDVRIAVFAEGEAATAAREAGADFVGGEEFAAEVEGGMLDFDVAISTPELMPTVGKLGRVLGPRGLMPNPKTGTVTPDVGKAVADFKGGKVEYRTDRYGNIHVPIGKVDFDTPALLANMTTVMDELNRMKPASSKGRYIRRITVASTMGPGIKVDAHRLKPDED
- the rplK gene encoding 50S ribosomal protein L11 — its product is MAKKKVVAVVKIQIPAGAATPAPPVGTALGPHGVAIMDFCKEYNARTEAQRGTIIPVEITVFEDRSFTFITKTPPTTVLIREAAGLEKAASTPGKATAGTLTDAQVAEIAQTKMPDLNANDIEAAKLQIAGTARSMGIKVEG